aaaaattgtaaatctagtaattgaaaaattttggcgATGAGACGATATGGTAAGAGTAAAGCAAAGGAACCGTCATGTCGTTTACTGCTCCTTCAGATCCCGTCAATAAACCGACAAAAGTGAAGGTATCACAGTTGTGTGAACTATGTCATTCAAGAAAGGCTCTCATTAGAAGACCCAAAAACCTGTCTAAACTTTGCAAACAATGCTTCTGCCTCGTGTTCGAGACGGAGATCCATAACACTATTGTAGCAAATAACTTGTTTCAGAGGGGAGAAAAAGTAGCCGTGGGGGCCTCTGGTGGTAAAGACTCCACGGTGTTAGCGCATATGCTGAAGCTTCTGAATGACCGTTACGATTACGGCATTGAGATTGTACTGTTGAGTATTGACGAAGGAATCATCGGATACAGAGATGATTCCTTGGCCACGGTGAAAAGGAATCAGCAGCAGTATGGCCTTCCTTTGGagattttttcctttaagGACCTCTATGATTGGACAATGGATGAGATTGTATCCGTTGCTGGTATAAGGAACAGTTGCACGTATTGTGGTGTTTTTAGAAGACAATCATTGGACCGTGGTGCTGCAAAGCTGGGCATATCTCACGTTGTCACCGGCCACAATGCAGACGATATGGCAGAGACAGTACTAATGAATATCCTACGTGGTGACGTAGCAAGATTGGAAAAATCGACTGCGATTATCACACAAAGTAGCGGCTCTCCCATCAAGAGATCAAAACCATTTAAATATTCTTAccaaaaggaaattgtCCTGTATGCGCACTACATGAAGCTGGATTATTTTTCCACTGAGTGTACCTATGCCCCAGAAGCGTTTAGGGGCACTGCGAGAGAATACATGAAGAATCTGGAAGCAGTGAGGCCCAGTTGCATTATAGACATCATCCAAAGTGGCGAAAATTTGGCATTAAAGGCTAAAAAATCTAACGCTGGAAAGAGAGTCGTCAAATTTGTTGACGGCAATAGATGCGCTAGATGTGGATATCTGTCGTCAAATAACATTTGCAAGGCGTGCATGTTGCTGGAAGGACTGGAGAAAAGTAGAGCCCAAGTGGCAATCGAGAATGACACTTCTGCCGATGGTGCAGCCTTGAAGCTGAGAGCTCTTGAGAAACTCAGCTTTTGACATATATATAGCTCGCAGTAGAAGAATGCAGCGTAAcataatataatataatatagTACGGCGCGCCCTCCATTAGAACGCGCAACACAATAAAGACAAATAAAAGAATCAGCTATAAAGCTGGCCATTGCATGGTTCGCGCTGGAAAGAGAGGAAAAGCGTGGTGATAAAGAGCGAACCAAGcatattgttttccaaGAATGAGCAACGAAGATTACGGATACGACTACgattatttatttaagATAGTTCTTATCGGCGACTCCGGTGTGGGTAAATCTAATCTGTTGTCGAGATTTACAACCGATGAATTCAACATTGAATCCAAATCCACGATTGGCGTGGAATTCGCTACAAGAACCATTGAAGttgaaaacaagaagataAAAGCACAGATTTGGGACACGGCAGGTCAAGAACGTTACAGGGCCATCACGTCTGCGTACTACCGTGGTGCTGTAGGTGCACTTATAGTGTATGATATAAGCAAATCAAGTTCATACGAAAATTGCAACCACTGGCTTACCGAACTGAGAGAGAACGCAGATGACAACGTGGCTGTTGGGTTGATAGGGAACAAATCAGATCTGGCTCATTTAAGAGCAGTACCAACCGATGAAGCGAAAAATTTCGCAATGGAAAACCAAATGTTATTTACTGAGACAAGTGCTTTAAATAGTGATAATGTAGATAAAGCATTTAGAGAACTGATCGTAGCCATCTTCCAAATGGTAAGCAAACATCAAGTAGACTTAAGCGGGTCGGGTACCAACAACATGGGCTCTAATGGCGCTCCAAAGGGTCCTACCATCAGCTTAACACCGGCACCAAAGGAagacaagaagaaaaaatccaGCAACTGTTgttaaaaattttgtgCCCTACTAAGGTCGCATGGTTTCATGCATATTCTGTCTACATATAACCCCCGTTAATAATGCttttataaatataatCAATTACATATACCTTCCCAAGTTATTTATTACTAACCTTCGTTGCAcgcaagaaaaaatgtattaACGTACATACATTTTCTAAATAGACCTTTCCTGACGCCTGCATTTTGCAATAGCCGAAGATAAGaatatgattttttttttacgaTTTAAATATTCTGTTGTTGTGCAGTCTAAAAACACACGTGTATGTTTTTTTCCGCACGCATGAGCAGAATTAGACGGTTTTATAAACGTTCGCTCTGTGTATTTCACGTACCTTCCCGGATACAAATTTCGTCATGGTTTATATTGGAAGTTTTTCCGAAATTGCGGGTTTTGAAGGTTTATCCGAGACGACGTGAGGGGTAGGCAGGAGAAGGAAGGCTGTTTACGTACGCAAGGATGGGGTACGACAATGATTCAATTTCTGTTGCTAagttttttgttattttttcatattgGCCTACTCATCTTTgatatcattattttttcgaATCTACATTAGAGCGTGTTTCGGAAAACAAACTCGCTCGATACAGTAATTGCGTTTTATTTACGGAAATTACCGTTCTCGGTTCCAAGAAGGTTAGAAAAATCGGTTGTCGCTCTTTCTTTCCCCCACTTgtaaaaacaaagaaagtaTAAAATAGTTTATGGCCCTTAAGGCAGGCCTTGTTGAATTTGAGCTATACCTACCCCAATGATAGTTCTGTGGTAGTTTGTTTGAATATGTAATATGAGAAGCACGATGGCAAACGATAATCTTCACTGAGCTGATTTACGAGCGACCATCATCTCCACGGTGCGAATTAATAAGCTGTGGCGATGTGCTGTAGTTGCCCTATCGCCCCTGCGGAGCTTGCGTCAACTAGCTCTCCCCTTTCCCCATTGAAGTTAGCGTATTACCATCAGTTAATGATTGATAGGCTCAtacgaagaagaaaaaaagccgGGATAAGAAACCCCGCCTCCACTTTTTTGGCTCATCCGAAAATTTATCCGCGGAGACATCCACGGAGCACCCGCAAAACTGAAGTAATAACTCTAAATTATATGCCGCTGAGAAAAATCTCGTACGAGGATACGGTAAATAATCCGTGCGAGAAAGTTTTTCCGAAAATCATTCCCGGTCAAAAGCGTTTCTGGTATATAAGCGATTGGGAAACCCGTCTATAATACGTAGTAACTTACGATCTGCCTGTCAAATTGTGTGCTTGTCCTTGTACTATTACCATTGTGTAGCTTATCTTAACTCTCAATTAAGTTTTAACTCACGCTAAGACTATTGACCTCGAGaacaaacaaaataaaaataaaaaaagagaatgcCTAAAAAGCAAACGAATTTCCCAGTAGATAACGAAAACAGACCTTTTAGATGTGATACCTGTCACCGTGGTTTCCATCGGTTAGAACATAAAAAGAGACACTTGAGAACACACACTGGGGAAAAACCTCATCATTGCGCATTTCCTGGTTGTGGGAAAAGTTTCAGTAGAAGCGATGAACTGAAAAGGCACATGAGAACGCATACAGGGCAATCTCAAAGGAGATTGAAGAAAGCTAGCGTACAGAAACAGGAGTTTTTGACAGTAAGCGGAATTCCTACCATTGCATCGGGCGTGATGATACACCAACCAATACCGCAAGTCCTACCAGCAAATATGGCCATAAATGTTCAGGCAGTAAATGGAGGTAACATTATACACGCTCCCAATGCGGTGCACCCAATGGTGATACCAATCATGGCCCAACCAGCCCCCATTCATGCCTCCGCTGCATCTTTC
This sequence is a window from Saccharomyces cerevisiae S288C chromosome VII, complete sequence. Protein-coding genes within it:
- the NCS6 gene encoding Ncs6p (Protein required for uridine thiolation of Gln, Lys, and Glu tRNAs; required for the thiolation of uridine at the wobble position of Gln, Lys, and Glu tRNAs; has a role in urmylation and in invasive and pseudohyphal growth; inhibits replication of Brome mosaic virus in S. cerevisiae; localizes to cytosol and peroxisomes) encodes the protein MSFTAPSDPVNKPTKVKVSQLCELCHSRKALIRRPKNLSKLCKQCFCLVFETEIHNTIVANNLFQRGEKVAVGASGGKDSTVLAHMLKLLNDRYDYGIEIVLLSIDEGIIGYRDDSLATVKRNQQQYGLPLEIFSFKDLYDWTMDEIVSVAGIRNSCTYCGVFRRQSLDRGAAKLGISHVVTGHNADDMAETVLMNILRGDVARLEKSTAIITQSSGSPIKRSKPFKYSYQKEIVLYAHYMKLDYFSTECTYAPEAFRGTAREYMKNLEAVRPSCIIDIIQSGENLALKAKKSNAGKRVVKFVDGNRCARCGYLSSNNICKACMLLEGLEKSRAQVAIENDTSADGAALKLRALEKLSF
- the YPT32 gene encoding Rab family GTPase YPT32 (Rab family GTPase involved in the exocytic pathway; mediates intra-Golgi traffic or the budding of post-Golgi vesicles from the trans-Golgi; protein abundance increases in response to DNA replication stress; YPT32 has a paralog, YPT31, that arose from the whole genome duplication), encoding MSNEDYGYDYDYLFKIVLIGDSGVGKSNLLSRFTTDEFNIESKSTIGVEFATRTIEVENKKIKAQIWDTAGQERYRAITSAYYRGAVGALIVYDISKSSSYENCNHWLTELRENADDNVAVGLIGNKSDLAHLRAVPTDEAKNFAMENQMLFTETSALNSDNVDKAFRELIVAIFQMVSKHQVDLSGSGTNNMGSNGAPKGPTISLTPAPKEDKKKKSSNCC